The genomic stretch ATTCCGGCAAAACAGAAAAAAACCCGCAACATACCGTTGCGGGGAAAACTATCTTTTAATCGGTTCTTGCAGTGAGATACATTCCACATGCCCGACTTCATGGCCAAACCAATCGTCTGCGATTTTTGCAAACTGATCACGCGCCCCTGTTGTCAGGAACTGATGATCCGGGGCAATCGGAGACTGGTTCAGCAGCCCTTTATAAGAGAGAATTGTGCTGACTTCCCGGGCTGTTTCATCGCCGGACGAAATAATGTTTACGTGCTCTCCCATATATCTTTGAATGGCTTCTTTTAAAATAGGGTAATGGGTGCAGCCTAAAATCAGCGAATCAATTGATGTGTCTTTTAACGGATACAGCGAGGTTTTAACAATCTCGTCTGCTGTTTTGTCGAGAAACTTCCCGCTTTCCACAAAAGGCACAAGCAGCGGGCAGGCAAGGTTTTCAACCTTCAAATCAGGGTTTAATGCCAAAAGCGCTTCTTCGTATGCATTGCTCTTAATCGTATTCTCTGTGCCGATGACACCGATATGCTGATTATCCGTCACTTTTATCGCTGCTCTCGCACCAGGCTGGATGACTCCGACCACCGGTATACCGACGCTGCGCTGGATGTCATCCAAAGCGATCGCTGTTGCTGTATTACAGGCGATCACGAGCATTTTGATGTGGTGGTTTTCGAGTAAATAATT from Bacillus subtilis subsp. subtilis str. 168 encodes the following:
- the rcmE gene encoding glutamate racemase (Evidence 1c: Function from experimental evidences in the studied genus; PubMedId: 15347750, 17610893, 17720142, 19309142; Product type e: enzyme) codes for the protein MLEQPIGVIDSGVGGLTVAKEIMRQLPKENIIYVGDTKRCPYGPRPEEEVLQYTWELTNYLLENHHIKMLVIACNTATAIALDDIQRSVGIPVVGVIQPGARAAIKVTDNQHIGVIGTENTIKSNAYEEALLALNPDLKVENLACPLLVPFVESGKFLDKTADEIVKTSLYPLKDTSIDSLILGCTHYPILKEAIQRYMGEHVNIISSGDETAREVSTILSYKGLLNQSPIAPDHQFLTTGARDQFAKIADDWFGHEVGHVECISLQEPIKR